In one Nicotiana tomentosiformis chromosome 6, ASM39032v3, whole genome shotgun sequence genomic region, the following are encoded:
- the LOC104095429 gene encoding uncharacterized protein yields MTMSSSSFLRQLSGKESWKSTSRRWGGGTGNGGFQSCNWKQMEELNNMCGGGGNGYQNNGGGLVMRKRVMVVVDQSSHSKHAMMWALTHVTNKGDILTLLHIVPHSSNSKGSSSADSSSSAAHLASSLGSLCKACKPEVEVEALVIQGPKMATVISQVKKLEVSVLVLGQKKPSHLLTCLCGPSSEEEFVEQCINTLDCLTIGVRKQSKGMGGYLISTRWQKNFWLLA; encoded by the exons ATGACAATGAGTTCAAGTTCTTTTCTGAGGCAACTAAGTGGGAAAGAAAGCTGGAAATCAACTTCAAGAAGATGGGGTGGTGGGACTGGAAATGGTGGATTTCAGAGCTGTAATTGGAAGCAAATGGAGGAGCTGAACAATATGTGTGGAGGAGGGGGAAATGGCTATCAAAATAATGGTGGGGGTTTAGTAATGAGGAAAAGAGTAATGGTTGTTGTGGATCAGAGTTCACATAGTAAACATGCTATGATGTGGGCACTTACACATGTTACTAATAAAGGAGATATTCTAACTCTGCTTCACATTGTTCCACATTCTTCTAATAGTAAGGGCTCTTCTTCAGCTGATTCATCTTCATCTGCTGCTCATCTTGCTAGCTCTCTTGGATCCCTTTGTAAGGCTTGTAAACCTGAA gttGAAGTGGAAGCACTAGTAATACAAGGACCAAAGATGGCAACTGTAATTAGCCAAGTGAAGAAGCTGGAGGTCTCTGTGTTAGTCTTGGGTCAGAAAAAGCCCTCTCATCTACTTACCTG TCTGTGTGGGCCAAGCAGTGAAGAGGAATTTGTGGAACAATGCATCAACACATTGGATTGCTTGACAATAGGAGTAAGGAAGCAAAGCAAAGGCATGGGAGGATACCTTATCAGCACTAGATGGCAGAAGAATTTCTGGCTCTTGGCCTAG